From the Dehalococcoidia bacterium genome, one window contains:
- the folP gene encoding dihydropteroate synthase, protein MELQPLTIRGRRFEWGSRTYLMAILNVTPDSFSGDGIAYDVDAALAQARRFEEEGADVIDVGGESTRPGYEGVSADEEMRRVLPVVERASAAVALPISIDTTKAAVAEAALAAGAHLINDVSGLQADPAMAGLAARAGVPIVIMHNQRGKPFHDVIGDILDGLNAGIAVAEAAGVPREKIIIDPGFGFGWTVEQNLEMLRRLRELKALGLPLLAGTSRKSTIGAVLDLPVEERLLGTAATVALSIANGADMVRVHDVREMVQVCRMTDAVVRGWQAP, encoded by the coding sequence ATGGAGTTGCAGCCGCTCACCATCCGCGGGCGACGCTTCGAGTGGGGTAGCCGCACCTACCTTATGGCTATCCTCAACGTCACGCCCGATTCCTTCTCCGGCGACGGCATCGCCTATGACGTCGACGCCGCGCTCGCGCAGGCGAGACGCTTCGAGGAGGAAGGTGCGGACGTCATCGACGTGGGCGGCGAGTCGACGCGGCCCGGCTACGAGGGCGTAAGCGCCGACGAGGAGATGCGGCGCGTGCTCCCCGTCGTCGAGCGCGCGTCTGCGGCCGTCGCGCTTCCCATCAGCATCGACACCACGAAAGCGGCCGTGGCGGAGGCGGCGCTCGCGGCGGGCGCTCACCTCATCAACGATGTCTCCGGGCTTCAGGCCGACCCCGCGATGGCGGGGCTGGCCGCCCGCGCCGGCGTGCCTATCGTCATAATGCACAACCAGCGCGGCAAGCCGTTCCACGACGTCATCGGCGACATACTGGACGGCTTGAACGCGGGGATCGCGGTTGCTGAGGCGGCGGGCGTGCCGCGCGAGAAGATCATCATCGACCCCGGCTTCGGCTTCGGCTGGACGGTGGAGCAAAACCTGGAGATGCTCCGCCGCCTGCGCGAATTGAAGGCGCTGGGGCTGCCGCTGCTCGCCGGCACATCCCGTAAATCGACAATCGGCGCTGTGCTCGATTTGCCCGTCGAGGAGCGGCTGCTGGGCACCGCCGCCACCGTCGCGCTATCGATTGCGAACGGCGCCGACATGGTGCGCGTCCACGACGTGCGCGAGATGGTCCAGGTCTGCCGCATGACCGACGCCGTCGTGCGGGGATGGCAAGCGCCGTGA
- a CDS encoding NIL domain-containing protein codes for MAKQRVKFTFPQELITLPIIYELGRCFPLVTNIRRADVTEDRGWVILELEGELDQIERGLEWVASRGVRVDPVQGDVIEG; via the coding sequence ATGGCCAAGCAGCGAGTTAAGTTCACTTTCCCCCAGGAGCTGATCACTCTCCCTATCATCTACGAACTGGGGAGGTGCTTTCCGCTCGTGACCAACATACGCCGCGCCGATGTTACGGAAGACCGCGGCTGGGTCATCCTCGAGCTGGAGGGCGAACTCGACCAGATCGAGCGCGGGCTGGAATGGGTCGCCTCCAGGGGGGTGCGCGTCGATCCCGTTCAGGGCGACGTGATCGAGGGCTAG
- the folK gene encoding 2-amino-4-hydroxy-6-hydroxymethyldihydropteridine diphosphokinase, whose protein sequence is MSGYTDGGVEVHLGLGSNLGNRAANLRMALAFVEPLVRIEAVSSLYRAAPVGPIAQPDFYNAVCRGRTGLAPGALLRYLKSVEFEIGRRSALRWGPRVIDIDILLYGDRAVESSEVVVPHPGLAERAFVLVPLAEISPDVVHPLLGRSAAKLTAALSEEARATVRLVEGRGWERAERQT, encoded by the coding sequence GTGAGCGGTTACACGGACGGCGGCGTGGAGGTACATCTGGGGCTGGGCTCGAATCTGGGGAACCGGGCCGCCAACCTGCGCATGGCGCTCGCTTTCGTCGAGCCGCTGGTGCGCATCGAGGCCGTATCGTCGCTCTACCGCGCGGCTCCCGTTGGGCCGATCGCGCAGCCCGATTTCTACAACGCAGTCTGCCGCGGACGCACCGGACTCGCTCCCGGGGCCTTGCTGCGATACCTGAAGAGCGTCGAGTTCGAGATCGGGCGTCGCTCCGCGTTGCGCTGGGGGCCGCGCGTCATCGACATCGATATCCTCCTCTACGGCGACCGGGCCGTCGAGTCGTCGGAGGTCGTCGTCCCGCACCCGGGGCTGGCCGAGCGGGCATTCGTGCTTGTGCCGCTGGCGGAGATATCGCCCGATGTCGTTCACCCCCTGCTCGGACGGTCGGCGGCGAAGCTGACGGCGGCGCTGAGCGAAGAGGCGCGGGCAACGGTGCGTCTGGTGGAAGGGCGGGGCTGGGAGCGGGCGGAGCGGCAGACGTAA
- a CDS encoding M67 family metallopeptidase, with amino-acid sequence MFRLKRNHARQIIAHARDEAPNECCGILAGKDGQVLELYRAVNAENSPYRYSIDPGELFRIYTDVESKGWQFLAIYHSHPGSEAYPSRTDIELAQWRGPDGAAPLWPDVCYLIVSLADPASPVIRAFHIEEGRVVEDSILLED; translated from the coding sequence GTGTTCAGGCTCAAGCGAAATCACGCGCGGCAGATCATCGCCCACGCCCGCGATGAGGCCCCCAACGAGTGCTGCGGCATCCTTGCGGGCAAAGACGGGCAGGTTCTGGAGCTGTACCGCGCCGTCAACGCCGAGAACAGCCCCTATCGCTACAGCATTGACCCCGGTGAGTTGTTCCGCATCTACACGGACGTGGAGTCGAAGGGATGGCAATTCCTCGCCATCTACCACTCGCACCCCGGCAGCGAGGCCTACCCCTCACGGACCGACATTGAGCTTGCGCAGTGGCGCGGCCCCGACGGCGCGGCGCCCCTCTGGCCCGACGTCTGTTACCTGATCGTCTCCCTCGCCGACCCGGCATCGCCCGTAATCCGCGCGTTCCACATCGAAGAGGGACGCGTTGTCGAAGACAGTATCCTACTGGAAGACTGA
- a CDS encoding ThiF family adenylyltransferase translates to MAVEVSIPTPFRRLTGGRARVQGEGENVAQLLDDLERRYPGFRACISDAEGRMPRHIKIYLNGQEIGPDDGLHTPLRDGDTLAIIPATAGGSDAGPLLTPEQRERYSRHLVLPDWGEEGQRKLMEAKVLVVGAGGLGSPVLLYLAGAGVGTLGIVEFDVVDVSNLPRQILHHTHDVGRSKATSAKESIADNNPDVKTLIYETRLTCENALEIIAEYDIVVSAVDSLAVRYLINDACVLLSKPMVEASVLAYEGQCTVFLPGKGCYRCLYPSPPPAGVMPSPAEAGVLNILPAVMGPIQAMETIKLILGTGRLLNGRLLLFDALSMEFREVRIRRDPLCAVCGDAPTIKELIDYDEFCATAAKR, encoded by the coding sequence ATGGCGGTGGAGGTAAGCATACCCACGCCGTTCCGCAGGCTCACAGGCGGCAGGGCCCGCGTCCAGGGCGAGGGCGAGAACGTCGCGCAGCTTCTGGACGACCTCGAGCGGAGGTACCCCGGCTTCCGGGCCTGCATCTCGGACGCGGAAGGGCGGATGCCGCGCCACATCAAGATATATCTTAACGGACAGGAGATCGGCCCCGACGATGGCCTGCACACGCCTCTCCGCGACGGCGACACGCTCGCCATCATCCCCGCGACGGCCGGCGGTAGCGATGCGGGCCCGCTGCTGACTCCTGAGCAAAGGGAGCGGTACTCCCGCCACCTCGTGCTCCCGGACTGGGGCGAGGAAGGGCAGCGGAAATTAATGGAAGCGAAGGTGCTTGTGGTGGGGGCGGGCGGACTGGGCTCGCCCGTGCTGCTCTACCTCGCGGGCGCCGGCGTCGGCACCCTGGGCATCGTCGAGTTCGACGTCGTCGATGTCTCGAATCTGCCGCGCCAGATACTGCACCACACCCACGATGTCGGGCGCTCGAAGGCGACCTCGGCGAAAGAATCGATCGCCGACAACAACCCCGACGTCAAGACCCTCATTTACGAGACGCGCCTCACCTGCGAGAACGCGCTGGAGATCATCGCCGAGTACGACATCGTCGTCTCCGCTGTCGACAGCCTCGCCGTCCGTTACCTGATAAACGACGCTTGCGTGCTGCTATCGAAGCCGATGGTGGAGGCCAGCGTCCTCGCCTATGAGGGGCAGTGCACGGTGTTCCTCCCCGGCAAGGGATGCTATCGTTGTCTCTACCCGTCGCCTCCTCCCGCCGGCGTGATGCCCAGCCCGGCGGAAGCGGGCGTGCTCAACATACTGCCAGCGGTAATGGGCCCTATCCAGGCGATGGAAACGATAAAGCTGATACTCGGGACGGGCAGGCTGCTCAACGGCCGCCTTCTCCTGTTCGATGCCCTTTCGATGGAGTTCCGCGAGGTGCGCATCAGGCGCGACCCGCTCTGCGCCGTCTGCGGGGATGCGCCCACGATCAAGGAGCTCATCGATTACGACGAGTTCTGCGCCACCGCAGCCAAGAGGTAA
- a CDS encoding cysteine synthase family protein — MRHCRLVETIGNTPLVELPRLSPRPGIRFFAKLEGVNPSGSLKDRIALKMIEEAEKRGELVPGKTIIEATSGNTGISLAMIARVKGYPVKVIMPDNVSKERTLVMKAFGAEVILTDGAKYTDGALELLEKLTAADGSYFSTSQFSNPDNPLAHYETTGPEILRDLPEVDVFVAGTGTGGTLAGVGRFLKERRPQAKVICVEPPPGDLVEGLHSLEGFLPEVFDMDVVDRRVVIDSSTAFAAARELAETEGIFAGPSSGAVLAAARIVADEYERADFALLMGDGGWKYLSTGMWAPRFPQAK, encoded by the coding sequence TTGCGTCACTGCCGTCTTGTCGAGACTATAGGCAATACCCCTTTGGTTGAGCTGCCACGCCTGTCGCCGCGACCGGGCATCCGCTTCTTCGCCAAGCTGGAAGGCGTGAACCCCAGCGGCAGCCTGAAGGACCGCATTGCGCTGAAGATGATCGAGGAGGCGGAGAAGCGCGGCGAGCTCGTCCCCGGGAAGACGATAATCGAGGCGACGAGCGGCAACACCGGCATCTCCCTGGCGATGATCGCCCGCGTCAAGGGCTATCCTGTCAAAGTGATCATGCCCGACAACGTCAGCAAAGAGCGGACGCTGGTGATGAAAGCGTTCGGAGCGGAGGTCATCCTTACCGACGGCGCGAAGTACACCGACGGGGCGCTGGAACTGCTGGAAAAGCTCACCGCCGCGGACGGGTCCTACTTCTCCACAAGCCAGTTCAGCAACCCCGACAACCCGCTCGCCCACTACGAGACGACCGGCCCCGAGATCCTTCGCGATCTGCCGGAGGTCGACGTGTTCGTGGCCGGTACCGGCACCGGCGGCACCCTCGCCGGCGTCGGCCGCTTCCTGAAGGAAAGGCGTCCCCAGGCGAAGGTGATATGCGTCGAGCCGCCACCGGGCGACCTGGTGGAGGGGCTGCACTCCCTCGAAGGCTTCTTGCCCGAGGTGTTCGACATGGACGTGGTCGACCGGCGGGTGGTGATAGATTCCTCCACTGCCTTCGCTGCGGCCCGTGAGCTTGCCGAGACCGAAGGCATATTCGCCGGACCGTCATCGGGCGCGGTGCTGGCGGCGGCGCGCATCGTCGCCGACGAGTACGAGCGGGCGGACTTCGCGCTGCTTATGGGCGACGGTGGGTGGAAGTACCTTTCTACGGGGATGTGGGCGCCGCGTTTTCCCCAGGCGAAGTAG
- a CDS encoding methytransferase partner Trm112, producing MRKDLMDILACPMCKGDLTLTIEKEEGDDVIEGSLHCAKCDETYPINESIPNLLPPELRRAQAQ from the coding sequence GTGCGCAAAGACCTAATGGATATCCTGGCCTGCCCGATGTGCAAGGGCGACCTTACCCTTACCATCGAGAAGGAAGAGGGCGACGACGTTATCGAGGGCAGCCTCCACTGCGCTAAATGCGACGAGACTTACCCGATCAACGAAAGCATCCCGAACCTGCTGCCCCCTGAGCTGAGACGGGCGCAGGCCCAGTAA
- a CDS encoding MFS transporter produces MRNDSRQAPLIAVTSLAHALVHAIELTYAALLLTIGDEFGIDKLVLGLIANALALTFGIGALPSGLLVDRLGAPRVLRICFLGAAAASLLVAFSFSPLVLGIFVAVLGMAIGLYHPAALSLIAQAAERRGLVLGYHGVAGNVGIAVAPAMALAFASTAGWRWSYVFLAILALAVAFLIRFLPLPRRGAQGESEPSPPSTKAAEVPLLPLALIFAAFLLNGFIYRGSMTFLPTLIEEEVHIRLLGIDEAAIAGSLTALALLTGGVGQLLGGVLSDRVELERLAPLIALTLVPALLLMGFTGGLFLVAASAFFVFFNFSSQPVYNVLLAEYVPGSAIGRGYGLSFFASFGLGSTAATFSGFLADRWGTSSVFLALAAFAVVTLLLAVALWRLSRGRRLRQAVLVDTMGAG; encoded by the coding sequence TTGCGAAACGATAGCCGCCAGGCCCCGCTCATCGCCGTCACCTCCCTCGCGCACGCCCTCGTGCACGCGATCGAGCTGACCTACGCCGCCCTCCTGCTGACAATCGGCGACGAGTTCGGCATCGACAAGCTGGTCCTCGGCCTCATTGCCAACGCCCTCGCTCTCACGTTCGGCATAGGCGCGCTGCCCTCGGGCCTGCTCGTCGACCGGCTGGGCGCGCCGCGCGTCCTGCGGATCTGCTTCCTGGGCGCCGCCGCGGCCTCGCTTCTGGTTGCCTTCTCCTTCTCTCCGCTCGTTCTTGGGATATTCGTCGCCGTCCTGGGGATGGCGATCGGTCTCTATCATCCCGCCGCCCTGTCCCTGATAGCGCAGGCGGCGGAGCGGCGCGGCCTCGTGCTGGGCTATCACGGCGTGGCGGGGAACGTCGGCATCGCCGTCGCGCCGGCGATGGCCCTCGCCTTCGCGAGCACTGCCGGGTGGCGCTGGTCTTACGTCTTTCTCGCGATCCTCGCGCTGGCCGTCGCATTCCTCATCCGGTTCCTCCCGCTGCCCCGGCGGGGCGCCCAAGGCGAGTCCGAGCCGTCCCCGCCTTCGACAAAGGCAGCGGAAGTGCCGCTCTTGCCGCTGGCGCTCATCTTCGCCGCCTTCCTTCTCAACGGCTTCATCTACCGCGGCAGCATGACCTTCTTGCCCACCCTCATCGAGGAGGAGGTCCACATACGCCTTCTCGGAATCGACGAGGCCGCCATCGCCGGCTCCCTGACGGCGCTGGCGCTGCTGACCGGCGGCGTCGGGCAGCTCCTCGGCGGCGTCCTCTCCGACCGTGTCGAGCTGGAGCGGCTGGCTCCCCTCATAGCGCTCACCCTCGTGCCCGCGCTCCTGCTGATGGGCTTCACCGGCGGCCTCTTCCTTGTTGCCGCGAGCGCCTTCTTCGTCTTCTTCAACTTCAGCAGCCAGCCGGTCTACAACGTGCTCCTCGCCGAGTACGTCCCCGGCAGCGCGATCGGCCGCGGCTACGGCCTCTCCTTCTTCGCCAGCTTCGGCCTGGGCTCCACCGCCGCGACGTTCTCCGGCTTTCTCGCCGACCGCTGGGGCACGTCGTCGGTCTTTCTCGCCCTCGCCGCCTTTGCCGTCGTGACGCTTCTCCTTGCGGTCGCGCTGTGGCGGCTGTCACGCGGGCGGCGCTTGCGGCAGGCCGTTCTCGTCGATACGATGGGGGCAGGCTGA
- a CDS encoding MoaD/ThiS family protein: MSVNVRIPVSLRRLTNNADSVISDGGTIAECIQSIDRRFPGLKERLCDETGELRRFVNVYVNGEDVRFLSGLQTALKDGDEVSIVPAVAGG, from the coding sequence GTGAGCGTCAACGTGAGGATACCTGTCTCTCTCAGGAGACTGACGAACAACGCAGACTCCGTTATCAGCGACGGCGGCACTATCGCCGAGTGCATTCAGTCCATCGACAGGCGGTTTCCGGGGCTCAAGGAGCGCCTGTGCGACGAGACGGGAGAGCTGCGTCGCTTTGTGAATGTATACGTCAACGGCGAAGATGTCCGCTTCCTTTCCGGCCTGCAAACGGCCCTGAAGGACGGGGACGAGGTGAGCATTGTGCCCGCGGTGGCGGGCGGCTGA
- a CDS encoding threonine synthase — protein MSYAKALRCKECGREYALDPIHVCDFCFGPLEVHYDEEAQRKIVTRQRIDSGPPTLWRYRDFLPCDADRAVDLGVGMTPLLRARNLGDALGLRHLYLKNDCVNPSWSFKDRVVAVASTKALEFGFDTMACASTGNLANAVAAHAARAGMKAFVFVPADLESGKLLGSAIYGATLVAVDGTYDEVNRLCAELTDRYNWAFVNINVRPYYSEGSKTLAYEVVEQLGWRVPDHCVVPMASGSLITKIWKGLNEMAGLWLVDSVQTKVSGAQAAGCAPIVDAWDAGTLNIRPVKPNTIVRSLAIGNPADGYYALKVMHESGGSAVSATDDEVVDAIKLLAESEGIFAETAGGTTVAGLKKLAESGHIAPDELVVAFITGAGLKTQEAVVGKIGETVHVQPSVASFEQAVGEREQLVT, from the coding sequence ATGTCATACGCAAAAGCCTTACGCTGCAAGGAATGCGGTCGCGAGTACGCCCTCGACCCTATTCACGTCTGCGATTTCTGCTTCGGACCCCTCGAAGTCCACTACGACGAGGAGGCCCAGCGCAAGATCGTCACCCGCCAGCGCATCGATAGCGGCCCGCCCACCCTCTGGCGCTACCGCGATTTCCTTCCCTGCGACGCCGACCGCGCCGTCGACCTGGGCGTCGGCATGACGCCCCTGCTGCGCGCGCGCAACCTCGGCGACGCCCTCGGGCTGCGCCACCTCTACCTGAAGAACGACTGCGTGAACCCAAGCTGGTCGTTCAAGGACCGCGTCGTCGCCGTGGCCAGCACGAAGGCGCTGGAGTTCGGCTTCGATACCATGGCCTGCGCCTCGACGGGCAACCTGGCGAACGCGGTGGCGGCCCATGCCGCGCGGGCGGGGATGAAGGCGTTCGTCTTCGTGCCCGCCGACCTGGAGTCGGGGAAGCTGCTCGGCTCGGCGATATACGGCGCAACGCTGGTCGCCGTCGACGGCACCTACGACGAGGTCAACCGCCTCTGCGCGGAACTGACCGACAGGTACAACTGGGCGTTCGTGAACATCAACGTCCGCCCGTACTACTCCGAGGGGAGCAAGACGCTGGCGTATGAGGTCGTCGAGCAGTTGGGGTGGCGCGTCCCCGATCACTGCGTCGTGCCGATGGCGAGCGGATCGCTCATCACGAAGATATGGAAGGGGCTGAACGAGATGGCGGGGCTCTGGCTCGTCGATAGCGTGCAGACCAAGGTGTCGGGGGCGCAGGCGGCGGGCTGCGCGCCCATCGTCGACGCCTGGGACGCGGGCACTCTCAACATTCGCCCCGTCAAGCCCAACACAATCGTCAGGTCGCTGGCGATCGGCAATCCCGCCGACGGCTATTACGCGCTGAAGGTGATGCATGAGAGCGGCGGCTCAGCGGTGTCGGCGACCGACGACGAGGTGGTCGACGCCATCAAGCTTCTCGCCGAGAGCGAAGGGATCTTCGCGGAGACGGCGGGCGGGACGACGGTCGCCGGGCTGAAAAAGCTGGCGGAATCGGGGCACATCGCGCCCGACGAGCTTGTCGTCGCCTTTATCACCGGCGCCGGCCTGAAGACGCAGGAAGCGGTCGTTGGTAAGATTGGGGAGACGGTGCACGTTCAGCCCAGCGTCGCCTCGTTTGAGCAGGCGGTGGGCGAGCGGGAGCAGCTCGTCACGTGA
- a CDS encoding GAF domain-containing protein codes for MADAILSSELSPKPKPRRGRRPRNSRQDLDQVLSSAVRLAHTLLKGDIAAVALADDEGYLTVRSHVGLSPKCVARWRVHRSVGLNARAFASGKPFFSSDTLADEARDSETVRNLRLRGLMMMPLKLENEVAGWLAVGFRHKREFSAQDMELVGLLADHVSLSIRATAVVERERRQRKRSDALLQVTSAPALSLDVKRVLTKLCQLVLKMTVAERCAIWVFSEEEPTVETIVAMGGKSPVLWERSQENYDIPIPRINGVSSRRVRKPVIEEHAPGSVAAEEGWVNLFDVKSIAQYPLFYRGSTIGVLIAYTFSDFVRFPQEEIDTLAAVARQAAVMIENARLYEQEQRQRKRAEALLEVASSPSLSLSVRKVLIKLCQSVLNFTVAERCSIFLFNEETHTLDPVMSAGTEDPDLWEKFRASAGLKIPEIRGIGEAISAQEPVIEEHVPGSGILPDFWIDTFGLKSLALYPIIHREKTVGILEVDSFSKFVRFPRAEIETLAAIARQAAIIIENARLYEQEQQQRQRTEALLDVLSAAASTLSMKKVLIKVCQSVLKLTVADRCSILLTEEDGVTLRPVMSLGIEDPEMWERFRNPPPGETSPLSPEHRRLQEAITTWEKPIVQEDAAAAGLLSRWWVETFNIKSLAHYPLRVKDRTIGLLTVDSFRQYVHFPKEEIETLAAIARQVAVIIDNARLYEQEQQQRKRAETLVDVLAAAAEDASLKRVLVKICQAVVNLTVGDRCSIFIVDKEGRRLQPMMSLGIEDAEMWEKFRSASPAALRPREEQRRAEDIVTWDKPFVAENALETAGLNRWWVETFKIKSLVRYPLRVKDRTIGMMVVDTVHEHKCFPREEIETIAAIAKQAAIIIENARLHEQLQEQAITDALTGLYNHRHIHERVEEEFERASRNNRPFAVLMMDLDNFKFFNDAHGHQTGDEALRFAGTQIKNSLRAADIVGRYGGDEFLAILPETNRAEAEQAAERIISSLAANPFPVPNSVERVPMDVSIGIACYPVDATNSHDLVALADAAMYEAKRVGGARALPAYAYTTEPVSPHSAGFELLRNLLSALAYKDPYTKRHCEDNVRYTERLAEYLSLEPSERDSLRKAALLHDVGKIAVPDSTLLKPGPLNAEEWQVMRQHVEFGETIVKGISQIADAIEPVATHHERYDGTGYPRGLKGEEIPLLGRILAVVDAYSAMTLDRPYRRALDHEQALAELKKGAGTQFDPHIVEAFLSVIEDMRQARAA; via the coding sequence GTGGCAGATGCCATTTTGAGCAGCGAGCTGTCCCCCAAGCCGAAGCCCCGTCGCGGACGGCGGCCGCGGAATTCGCGTCAGGACCTCGACCAGGTCCTCTCGTCGGCGGTCAGGCTTGCCCACACCCTTCTCAAGGGCGACATTGCCGCGGTAGCGCTCGCCGATGATGAGGGCTATCTCACTGTGCGCAGCCACGTGGGCCTGTCCCCGAAGTGTGTCGCGCGGTGGCGTGTTCACCGCAGCGTAGGACTGAACGCGAGAGCCTTCGCCAGCGGAAAGCCCTTCTTTTCCTCCGACACTCTCGCGGACGAGGCAAGAGACAGCGAGACCGTGCGCAACCTCCGCCTCCGCGGCCTCATGATGATGCCTCTCAAGTTGGAGAACGAGGTCGCGGGCTGGCTTGCGGTAGGCTTCCGCCACAAGCGTGAGTTTTCTGCCCAGGACATGGAACTCGTCGGTCTGCTGGCCGACCACGTTTCGCTTTCCATTCGCGCCACCGCCGTCGTTGAACGGGAACGCCGGCAGCGGAAGCGCTCCGACGCCCTGCTTCAGGTGACGTCGGCGCCGGCGCTCAGCCTCGACGTGAAACGAGTTCTCACAAAGCTGTGTCAGCTCGTTCTCAAGATGACGGTGGCCGAGCGTTGCGCCATCTGGGTCTTCAGCGAAGAAGAGCCCACGGTGGAAACGATTGTGGCAATGGGCGGCAAGAGCCCGGTGCTGTGGGAGCGATCGCAGGAGAACTATGATATCCCGATACCGAGAATTAACGGCGTTTCGTCCAGGCGGGTGCGCAAGCCCGTAATCGAAGAGCACGCTCCGGGCTCCGTCGCGGCGGAAGAGGGATGGGTCAACCTCTTCGACGTCAAGTCCATCGCGCAGTACCCTCTCTTCTATCGCGGCAGCACGATCGGGGTGCTGATTGCTTACACGTTCAGCGATTTTGTGCGCTTTCCGCAGGAGGAGATCGACACGCTTGCCGCTGTCGCCAGGCAGGCGGCGGTGATGATCGAAAACGCTCGCCTGTATGAGCAGGAGCAGCGGCAGCGAAAGCGCGCAGAGGCCCTGCTCGAGGTCGCGAGCTCGCCTTCCCTCAGTCTCAGCGTCCGCAAAGTCCTCATCAAGCTGTGCCAGTCGGTGCTCAACTTCACCGTCGCCGAGCGGTGCAGCATCTTCCTGTTCAACGAGGAGACTCATACTCTGGACCCCGTGATGTCGGCGGGCACGGAGGACCCGGACTTATGGGAGAAGTTCCGGGCCTCGGCCGGGCTCAAGATACCGGAGATCCGCGGCATCGGGGAGGCGATCTCGGCGCAGGAGCCCGTCATCGAAGAGCACGTCCCCGGCTCAGGCATTCTTCCCGATTTCTGGATCGATACCTTTGGTCTGAAATCGCTCGCGCTCTACCCCATCATCCATCGGGAAAAGACGGTCGGGATACTGGAAGTGGACTCATTCAGCAAGTTCGTGCGCTTTCCGCGCGCCGAGATCGAGACGCTGGCGGCCATCGCCAGGCAGGCGGCGATCATCATCGAGAACGCCCGCCTGTACGAGCAGGAGCAGCAGCAACGCCAGCGGACCGAGGCGCTGCTTGACGTGCTCAGCGCCGCTGCCTCTACCCTCAGCATGAAAAAGGTGCTGATCAAGGTGTGCCAGTCGGTGCTCAAGCTGACGGTCGCCGACCGGTGCAGCATACTTCTCACGGAAGAGGACGGCGTTACGCTGCGGCCCGTCATGTCCCTCGGCATTGAAGACCCGGAGATGTGGGAGAGATTCCGCAATCCTCCTCCGGGCGAGACGTCGCCCCTTTCGCCGGAGCACCGCCGTTTGCAGGAGGCCATCACCACCTGGGAGAAGCCGATCGTGCAGGAGGATGCGGCGGCCGCCGGTCTGCTATCGCGCTGGTGGGTCGAGACTTTCAACATAAAATCGCTGGCCCACTACCCGCTCCGTGTGAAAGACCGCACGATAGGGCTGCTGACCGTCGATTCGTTCCGTCAGTACGTGCATTTCCCGAAGGAAGAAATAGAGACGCTGGCGGCTATCGCCCGGCAGGTCGCGGTCATCATCGATAACGCGCGTCTGTATGAGCAGGAGCAGCAGCAGCGCAAGCGAGCGGAGACCCTGGTGGACGTTCTGGCGGCGGCGGCAGAGGACGCGAGCCTGAAGAGAGTGCTCGTCAAGATATGCCAGGCGGTCGTGAACCTGACCGTGGGCGACCGGTGCAGCATCTTCATCGTCGACAAAGAGGGGCGAAGGCTGCAACCGATGATGTCGCTCGGCATCGAAGACGCCGAGATGTGGGAGAAGTTCCGGAGCGCTTCCCCGGCGGCCTTGCGTCCACGTGAAGAGCAGCGAAGGGCGGAGGACATAGTCACCTGGGACAAGCCGTTCGTGGCCGAGAACGCGCTGGAGACTGCCGGCCTCAACCGCTGGTGGGTGGAGACCTTCAAAATCAAGTCGCTGGTGCGCTATCCGCTGCGCGTTAAGGACAGGACCATCGGCATGATGGTGGTCGACACCGTGCACGAGCACAAGTGCTTTCCTCGGGAGGAGATCGAGACCATCGCCGCCATCGCCAAGCAGGCCGCTATCATCATCGAGAACGCGCGTTTGCACGAGCAGTTGCAGGAGCAGGCAATAACGGACGCCTTGACCGGCCTTTACAACCACCGTCATATACATGAGCGGGTGGAGGAAGAGTTCGAGCGGGCGTCACGCAACAACCGGCCGTTCGCAGTGCTGATGATGGACCTGGACAACTTCAAGTTCTTCAACGATGCGCACGGCCATCAGACGGGCGACGAGGCGCTGAGATTCGCGGGGACGCAGATCAAGAACTCGCTGCGGGCCGCGGACATCGTGGGGCGCTACGGAGGGGACGAGTTCCTTGCCATTCTGCCCGAGACGAACCGGGCGGAGGCGGAGCAGGCGGCGGAGCGCATAATCTCCTCCCTGGCGGCAAACCCCTTTCCAGTCCCCAACTCGGTGGAACGGGTGCCGATGGACGTCAGCATCGGCATCGCCTGCTATCCTGTCGACGCCACCAACAGTCACGACCTGGTCGCGCTCGCTGACGCGGCGATGTACGAGGCGAAGCGCGTCGGCGGGGCGCGCGCCCTTCCCGCCTACGCCTACACCACTGAACCCGTTTCCCCGCACAGCGCCGGCTTTGAGCTGCTGCGCAATCTCCTCAGCGCGCTCGCGTACAAGGACCCCTACACCAAGCGACACTGCGAGGACAACGTGCGTTACACAGAGCGGCTGGCCGAGTACCTGAGCCTCGAACCCTCCGAAAGGGACTCCCTCAGGAAGGCCGCTCTCCTCCACGACGTGGGGAAGATCGCCGTGCCCGACAGCACCCTCCTGAAGCCGGGGCCGCTCAACGCGGAAGAATGGCAGGTCATGCGGCAGCACGTGGAGTTCGGCGAGACGATAGTGAAAGGAATCTCCCAGATCGCCGACGCCATCGAGCCCGTGGCCACGCACCACGAGCGGTACGATGGGACAGGTTATCCGCGCGGGCTGAAAGGAGAAGAGATACCGCTCCTCGGCCGCATCCTTGCGGTGGTCGATGCTTATTCGGCGATGACCCTTGACCGGCCCTACCGGAGGGCGCTGGACCACGAGCAGGCGCTGGCGGAGCTGAAGAAGGGCGCGGGAACGCAGTTCGACCCGCACATAGTCGAAGCCTTCCTCAGCGTCATCGAGGACATGAGGCAGGCGAGGGCGGCGTAG